The Pseudanabaena sp. PCC 6802 genomic interval TTGGAGGTGACTCAGAAGTCTGCATATGATTGCGGGTTAGGGCGCGGGTGTAGGGGTAGGAGTTGGTAGATTTTCGGTGAATAATTTCTTTTGGGCATCGCGGCTCTCATAGACGCAATCAACTAAGGCTTTTTTATCCAGATCGCCTGTAAAGCCGAACGTGTTCATGCGGTCTTTGCACAGGCGGATGTCTTTTTCACCGATCGCTCCCCTGCGTAATAGCTCGTTCCAGTTATTTGGCAACACCACGCAACCCGGAATCGGTTCTGCCTGACTGACATAGACGTTAAAGGGATTGAGCGTGACGTAGACGCGGCTATTCATCACCATAGCGGCGGAACCGAAGTTATTGCAAAAGTCGCGGTTGGGGGCGACAATGTCCAGCCGGATAGCATCAACCGTCTGCGTGGTTGGGTTCAGCGTAGACAGCGCCACGCCCACAGCAATCCCGATCGCAAAAATTGCCCCCGCGATCGCGAGTTTAATACTGGAGCTACCACCAAATCCACTGGAAGTAGTGTTTGTAGTTGTTGCATATCTGCGGCGGGCCATAGGTTTACGTTCGATTTGATTCTACGCTCTATTAGTTATAGCAAGTTTTAGCCTGTAGCTGACTGCTAACCGCCGATCTGCTCTAATTTACCGACTAAACTCGAACATCCGACTCAGTGACTGTAGGGTCACGCACCAAACAAAATAGGGGAGAGCCAGCATCCGCCGCCAGCGCCAGGGTTCTTGATACAGACGATACACCCACTCCAGATGGTTGTCGCGCAACCACTTAGGAGCGCGAGTTTTAGTCCCCGACCAAACATCAAAGCTGCCACCAACCCCAATCCAGGTGGCATGGGGACAGAGCGATCGCTGTGACTGAATCCAAAATTCCTGGCGCGGTACTCCTAGCCCCACCAGGATTAGATCGGGCTGGATAGTTTGTAATTGCGACAGGATAATTTCCTCCTCCGCTCGATCGAAGTAGCCATTATGCACGCCAGCGATCGCCAGATCGGGAAACTGCGCCTGCCACTGTGCGGCTACACTTTGAGCGATTCCCTCACCTCCGCCAATTAAAAAGATCCGCCAGCCCTGTCGCGCCGCCGAACGAATCAAGGATTCCGCCAACTCAATACCAGGACAGCGATCGACTTTTTTACCCTGCGATCGCGCGTACAAAACCACACCCGCACCGTCGGGTACGACCACCTCTGCGTTACGCACCAGTGCGGCTAATTGGGGATTTTTTTGTGCCTGGATCGCCATTTCGGCATTGAGCGTGACCACATGCGTACCCTGGTTTTGGGCCAGGCGCTGCTCTAGCCAATCGCGATAGTTATCATGCAAGTGTACGTGTAAGTCTAAAATGGAAAACTTCTCTACCGATTGCATCACAGCATCCTCAACGAACGACTAGATCGTAGCAGACAACGAGCAATTTCTGTCGCCGCCAAGGAGTGCAATTTCCCTGCTCTCAAAACTATTGATTATAGAACTTGTTTGGGTTCTAGAGGGTCTTTAATGCATCCATCACCTCTTGCGCGGATTGATATCGTTCGCTAGACGATGGCCCGATCGTCTTGTCTAAAATTGCTGCTAGCTCCGCTTGAACTTCGACAGTATCTCGCCACATAAATTCTCCATTCTTTATAGTTCTAAATCTAAGCCGTTTCGCTTGTCACCCAGCGATCCCTAGGACGGGCAAGAAGCGGGGTGAGCCGATGAATCGTCTCAGAATCTTTGTATTTTTCCAGGACAGCATCTGCATCCTCAATGCTTCGCCACTTGCCGAGCGCGATAATGTGCCCAGGTGTATCCCGATCGATGAAAATTTGATGTGAGATATAACCCTCATAGTTCCGCATATCTGACCACACTTGACGCGTAAGGCGGAGTCCTTCTACTTCCATATCAGGTTTCAGCCAAGTATCCCAAATGACTGTAATCACTTAATTTATCCTCCTTGATTTTCTAAATTGACTCCTTTGGATTTGTTTCGGTCTGCCCTCACCCTGTCGTTTTTGGGGGCATGTGAAGGCCGATCGTATTTCCCTCGGTATCGACAACCAAAGCCATAAATCCGTATTGGCCGATTGAGATTTTAGGGGTGTGGATTTGCCCACCTGCCGTAACGACACGTTCCAACTCAACAGCGGCCTCGTCGCAATGGAAGTAGGGTATTGTGCCAATTCCGCCAGACTTAACTCCGTCCATCTTGACCAATGCACCAGAAGCACCGACCGATTCCATCGTCATCGGAAATGCCCACATTTCGATCTCAGAACTTTCAGGACTTTCAAGTTTCTCCAGTTTCACCTCAAATACAGACTCGTAAAACTGTTTTGCACGATCCATGTCCTGGACGTAAATTTCACACCAAATAATGGGATTGAGTTTCATAATTCATCTCCTGTTTAATTTTGCAGTTATAGTATCTGTTTGCGACCAAACACTTACTCTACTTAATAGTCGAATTAAAGTTTGGGC includes:
- a CDS encoding DUF3172 domain-containing protein, yielding MARRRYATTTNTTSSGFGGSSSIKLAIAGAIFAIGIAVGVALSTLNPTTQTVDAIRLDIVAPNRDFCNNFGSAAMVMNSRVYVTLNPFNVYVSQAEPIPGCVVLPNNWNELLRRGAIGEKDIRLCKDRMNTFGFTGDLDKKALVDCVYESRDAQKKLFTENLPTPTPTPAP
- a CDS encoding WecB/TagA/CpsF family glycosyltransferase, producing MQSVEKFSILDLHVHLHDNYRDWLEQRLAQNQGTHVVTLNAEMAIQAQKNPQLAALVRNAEVVVPDGAGVVLYARSQGKKVDRCPGIELAESLIRSAARQGWRIFLIGGGEGIAQSVAAQWQAQFPDLAIAGVHNGYFDRAEEEIILSQLQTIQPDLILVGLGVPRQEFWIQSQRSLCPHATWIGVGGSFDVWSGTKTRAPKWLRDNHLEWVYRLYQEPWRWRRMLALPYFVWCVTLQSLSRMFEFSR
- a CDS encoding antibiotic biosynthesis monooxygenase family protein, translated to MITVIWDTWLKPDMEVEGLRLTRQVWSDMRNYEGYISHQIFIDRDTPGHIIALGKWRSIEDADAVLEKYKDSETIHRLTPLLARPRDRWVTSETA
- a CDS encoding VOC family protein, with the translated sequence MKLNPIIWCEIYVQDMDRAKQFYESVFEVKLEKLESPESSEIEMWAFPMTMESVGASGALVKMDGVKSGGIGTIPYFHCDEAAVELERVVTAGGQIHTPKISIGQYGFMALVVDTEGNTIGLHMPPKTTG